In Trichomycterus rosablanca isolate fTriRos1 chromosome 4, fTriRos1.hap1, whole genome shotgun sequence, one DNA window encodes the following:
- the ggh gene encoding gamma-glutamyl hydrolase — MRFFYIVISSVFIQLVSGSEGDQTNDSPIIGILAQEASFPKPGQNSYIAASYVKYLESAGARVVPVMINRTEDEYTNIFKSVNGILFPGGSANLNTSGYAKAADIFYKLALEANAKGDYFPVWGTCLGFEKLISLTSGRRLLSRTNTSGVALPLTFTKDAKDCRMFKDFPADLVESLGKEALTEHSHQFSVTTESFSKCQKLKKFYRILTTSTDGEKEFVSTMEAYYHPIYATQWHPEKNAFEWTHPYIPHSPAAIKTTFYMAHFFVNEAKKNLHKFSSDEEKQKALIYNYKPTYTGKKSVFEQKYYFK; from the exons ATGCGTTTCTTCTACATCGTGATCTCCTCGGTCTTCATCCAGCTGGTCTCTGGATCTGAAGGAGACCAAACAAATGACAGTCCTATAATAG GAATTCTAGCCCAGGAGGCGTCTTTTCCAAAACCTGGGCAAAACTCTTACATTGCAGCTTCTTATGTAAAGTACCTGGAGTCAGCAGGCGCTCGAGTTGTTCCTGTAAT GATTAATAGGACTGAAGATGAATACACCAACATCTTCAAATCTGTTAATGG AATCCTTTTTCCTGGAGGTAGCGCCAACCTTAATACATCTGGTTATGCCAAAGCAGCTGACATATTCTACAAGCTTGCTCTAGAG GCCAACGCAAAAGGAGATTATTTTCCTGTATGGGGGACGTGCTTGGGCTTTGAAAAGCTAATAAGTCTGACTAGTGGCAGGCGTTTGCTGTCCCGCACGAATACCAGTGGAGTTGCGTTACCCCTGACCTTTACAAAAG ATGCAAAAGACTGTCGGATGTTCAAGGACTTTCCTGCAGATCTGGTAGAATCACTGGGAAAAGAAGCACTAACAGAACACTCTCATCAATTTAGCGTCACTACTGAG AGTTTTAGTAAGTGTCAGAAGCTGAAAAAGTTTTACCGAATTCTGACTACCAGCACTGATGGTGAGAAGGAGTTTGTGTCCACAATGGAAG CATATTATCACCCGATCTACGCAACCCAGTGGCACCCAGAGAAGAACGCATTCGAGTGGACTCACCCGTACATCCCCCACTCACCCGCTGCCATCAAAACCACTTTCTATATGGCCCATTTTTTTGTCAATGAAG CTAAAAAAAATCTTCACAAATTTAGCAGTGACGAGGAGAAGCAGAAGGCTTTAATCTATAACTACAAACCCACCTACACTGGAAAGAAGTCTGTATTCGAACAGAAATACTATTTTAAATAG
- the LOC134311484 gene encoding collagen alpha-1(XXVII) chain B-like: MKNPLGTQESPARMCWDLLDCEHRLNHGSYWIDSNLGCTSDRIEVTCNFTGGQTCLRPITTSKITDGRWHRTQFLFQTDDPTLLPIVDVVNLPSKKPGSNYHLKDGPVLSLKHSQKRNGHENYSLFS; the protein is encoded by the exons ATGAAGAACCCCCTGGGCACACAGGAGAGCCCAGCTAGAATGTGCTGGGACCTGCTGGACTGTGAGCACAGGTTAAACCATG GCTCGTATTGGATTGACTCGAATCTGGGCTGCACCTCTGATAGAATTGAAGTCACCTGCAACTTTACAGGAGGACAGACCTGCCTGAGACCCATCACTACATCCAAA ATTACAGATGGCCGGTGGCATCGGACCCAGTTCCTTTTCCAGACGGACGATCCTACCCTGCTTCCAATAGTGGATGTTGTGAACCTCCCAAGCAAGAAACCTGGCTCTAATTATCACCTAAAGGATGGACCTGTGCTTTCTTTAAAGCACAGTCAAAAGAGAAATGGACATGAGAACTACAGCTTATTTTCTTAG